The following are encoded together in the Tribolium castaneum strain GA2 chromosome 3, icTriCast1.1, whole genome shotgun sequence genome:
- the LOC662611 gene encoding nose resistant to fluoxetine protein 6: MRKTLLSLLSASAMIFVIKGEIYENTVFPSLPVAVLETNNSLCKRQSETYIQNLENFTMWAHEMWDATAKSAAGVLRGSIFQMGHFEECLTAKAPFLTKYCLALMTANVPSPKVHTDPISLYHDPYEHVSERLYPYKDKSQQPRNIIQVGWCIPASCTPEDSEKFLNSYINDIDLPLLQNNVTYNAHISEITCHTKLENSQFFAADYCFCILTILLGLLVIVSTLCDFNASEEKDEKPAKKSSLYSYLMAFSARKNFNELTKIDESNSALRLLYGIRTLCIFCIILDHRFGTFTSAALLNFDYVETQYRAPLAPFLFHGDLFVDTFFVLGGLLVCYGLLNQFDKRKVNPAFIILMRYIRLTPVYAFVIFYYATLFNYTGSGPLWKLVAGQDSQDCKDHWWINLLYLSNYIKADHVCMAHSWYLPCDFHYFIIAIFVCLLIKKDKKFGLGTLLLLVIVSTLIPFAITLVYQRPALLHFYPDFLTGPKSHYDFLLTYIKSHTRATPYFIGMFAGYVYYKLQGKSTHVCRVRSHFLMLLSLLLILTCIIGGAVFYDPYHKYNALESSVYAALHRPAFAIGTVGIIYVSSYGHATFINRFLCWSPWIPLSKLVYGAYLIHMQFQLRAASKFMNPTQFSYFDVICLSMGDTVLSFLTATGLYLLVEAPFRKIFRQLLMPNRVSPPETKQESRENVSNGVTDSRL, translated from the exons ATGCGGAAAACACTTCTTTCGCTTCTAAGTGCTTCGGCTATGATCTTCGTAATAAAAGGTGAAATTTACGAAAATACCGTTTTTCCCTCGTTACCGGTGGCTGTGTTAGAAACGAACAACTCATTATGTAAAAGACAAAGTGAAACGTATATccaaaatttagaaaactttACGATGTGGGCACACGAAA TGTGGGATGCGACTGCCAAATCGGCGGCGGGAGTGCTGCGAGGGAGCATTTTCCAAATGGGGCATTTTGAGGAGTGTCTAACGGCCAAAGCGCCctttttgaccaaatattgCCTGGCCCTAATGACGGCAAATGTGCCCAGTCCGAAGGTGCACACGGACCCCATCTCGCTCTACCATGACCCGTACGAACACGTTTCAGAGAGGCtttat CCCTACAAAGACAAATCCCAGCAACCCCGCAACATAATCCAGGTGGGATGGTGCATCCCTGCGTCCTGCACCCCTGAAGATTCCGAAAAGTTCCTCAATTCGTACATAAATGACATCGATTTACCTCTTTTGCAAAACAACGTAACATACAACGCACACATTTCCGAAATAACTTGTCACACCAAGCTGGAAAATTCGCAATTTTTCGCTGCTGACTACTGCTTCTG CATACTAACTATCCTCCTTGGCCTGTTAGTTATCGTCTCAACTCTTTGTGACTTTAACGCAAGTGAGGAAAAAGACGAGAAGCCGGCCAAAA AATCATCTTTGTACAGCTATTTGATGGCGTTTTCCGCAAGGAAAAACTTCAACGAATTGACAAAAATCGACGAATCTAACAGCGCCCTGCGCCTCTTGTACGGGATTCGCACACTTTGCATTTTCTGCATTATTTTGGACCACCGTTTCGGCACTTTCACATCGGCCGCTTTACTGAATTTCGACTACGTGGAGACG CAATACAGGGCGCCCCTTGCCCCGTTTTTATTCCACGGCGATTTATTCGTAGACACGTTTTTCGTTCTGGGTGGGCTTTTGGTGTGCTACGGACTGCTTAACCAGTTCGACAAGAGAAAAGTCAATCCCGCATTCATAATTTTGATGAGATACATAAG ATTGACTCCCGTGTATGCCTTCGTAATTTTCTACTATGCCACGCTTTTTAATTACACGGGTTCGGGGCCTTTGTGGAAATTGGTCGCCGGTCAAGACTCGCAAGACTGCAAAGACCACTGGTGGATCAATCTGCTCTATCTCAGCAACTACATTAAAGCCGATCACGTG TGTATGGCCCATTCATGGTATCTCCCGTGCGACTTTCATTACTTCATTATAGCCATTTTTGTGTGTcttttgatcaaaaaagaCAAGAAGTTCGGGCTCGGCACCTTGCTACTGCTGGTGATCGTCTCAACACTGATCCCGTTTGCCATCACGCTGGTCTATCAGCGGCCGGCTTTGCTGCACTTCTATCCCGATTTTTTGACGGGGCCCAAGAGCCACTACGACTTCCTGCTGACCTACATCAAGTCGCACACGAGGGCCACGCCGTACTTCATCGGCATGTTCGCCGGATATGTCTACTATAAGTTGCAAGGGAAAAGCACCCACGTTTGCAGG gtcAGGTCGCACTTCCTGATGCTGCTGTCGCTGCTGCTCATCTTGACTTGCATCATCGGGGGCGCCGTTTTCTACGACCCTTACCACAAATACAACGCTCTTGAGTCTAGCGTTTACGCTGCTTTACACCGCCCAGCGTTCGCTATCGGAACCGTCGGAATAATCTACGTCTCCAGCTACGGTCACGCTACCTTCATTAATAGATTTCTTTGTTGGTCCCCTTGGATTCCCCTAAGTAAATTGGTTTATGGTGCTTACCTCATCCACATGCAATTTCAGTTAAGAGCTGCATCCAAGTTTATGAACCCGACTCAGTTTTCCTACTTCGATGTC atttgtCTATCAATGGGTGATACGGTTTTGTCATTTCTGACCGCAACTGGGTTGTATCTGTTAGTTGAAGCACCTTTCAGGAAGATTTTCAGACAACTGTTGATGCCAAATAGGGTCAGTCCACCAGAAACGAAACAAGAGTCGAGAGAAAATGTCAGCAATGGTGTCACTGATAGTAGGCTGTAG
- the Rsph4a gene encoding radial spoke head protein 6 homolog A, translated as MINDVNNLGSIIEINAEERDLRLVGLPNEENEFVYAKTFLQKSSTDTGANLYDHLSEVLNKILSERPENVVDFFEEYSRKIKEKRFKPLTDHLEDIYVEPGRYRQANRLMPLLKPLPPEEPSTLDPEDLERADMTKNNMLDLLSYFELAGLGLPRTEMFCLTMSMRQLIRVEPIAKIRFWGKIFGMNKNYIIVETELKDEEYSKRNENYNPLPDSKIEDIVGDQLETITKAQLAGEGEPPKLWEVLPPVPQTQYEEPPEPPSEPSGVGANKNIYYVCNETGEPWVQLPDVTPKQIRVARQIYKTFTGDLDQPIVSYPFFPGSERNLLRAQIARISAGTHISPLGFYTFGGEGMGEGGEADEEEEEGNKGEIKENPKYDPVPIKDLTDRSMMFWVHHNHHILNQGRTTWWNPNPLPETGLDEELGEEEEEAKPVVMGPEPETGPPLLTPCSEDVTLDAIPAWSVRSSSGVAEEFAVAIVRSNFWPGAYSFATQGKMFHNVYFGSGLKTMVPNFSPMPLPPVEQDYPMGPEIMEIVDPTGAEEEAWRIAHLPKEKPPKLVGEEEMPEEEEEEEDEDEDEDE; from the exons ATGATTAACGACGTAAATAATTTAGGTTctattattgaaataaatgcaGAAGAGCGAGACCTCAGACTAGTTGGTTTACCAAACGAGGAGAATGAATTTGTCTATGCCAAGACTTTCTTGCAAAAAAGTAGCACTGACACTGGAGCAAATTT ATATGACCATTTATCAGAAgttctgaataaaattttatcggaaCGGCCGGAAAATGTCGTGGACTTTTTCGAAGAATACAGTCGCAAAATCAAAGAGAAGCGATTCAAACCACTCACCGACCACCTGGAAGACATTTACGTCGAACCTGGACGTTATCGCCAGGCTAACAGATTGATGCCTTTActcaaa CCTCTCCCACCCGAAGAACCCTCAACCCTCGACCCGGAAGACCTCGAACGCGCCGACATGACCAAAAACAACATGCTGGACCTTTTATCTTACTTCGAACTTGCCGGTCTTGGGCTTCCCCGGACCGAAATGTTCTGCCTGACCATGTCCATGAGACAACTGATTCGAGTCGAGCCGATTGCCAAAATACGTTTCTGGGGCAAAATTTTCGGAATGAACAAGAACTACATCATTGTCGAGACGGAACTGAAGGATGAGGAGTATTCCAAGAGGAATGAAAACTACAATCCGTTGCCAGATAGCAAAATCGAGGACATAGTCGGCGACCAGTTGGAAACTATAACCAAAGCGCAGCTTGCTGGAGAAGGCGAACCCCCGAAGCTGTGGGAGGTGTTGCCTCCAGTCCCCCAGACTCAGTACGAGGAGCCCCCGGAACCACCGAGTGAACCTTCCGGTGTTGGAGccaacaaaaacatttattacgtTTGTAACGAAACTGGGGAGCCTTGGGTGCAACTCCCGGACGTGACGCCAAAGCAAATTCGAGTGGCTCGGCAAATTTATAAGACTTTTACCGGGGATTTGGACCAACCTATTGTGTCATACCCGTTTTTCCCGGGTTCTGAACGGAATTTATTAAGGGCACAAATCGCAAGGATTTCTGCGG ggaCTCATATTTCGCCTTTGGGATTTTATACATTCGGTGGCGAAGGAATGGGTGAAGGTGGGGAAGCAGATGAAGAAGAAGAGGAAGGAAATAAAGGCGAAATCAAAGAAAATCCCAAATACGATCCAGTGCCTATCAAAGATCTAACTGATAGATCTATGATGTTTTGGGTCCATCATAACCACCACATTTTAAACCAAG GTCGTACGACTTGGTGGAACCCGAACCCTTTGCCGGAAACCGGTCTCGATGAAGAACTGGGTGAAGAAGAGGAAGAAGCTAAACCTGTAGTGATGGGTCCGGAGCCGGAAACAGGCCCCCCACTGCTAACCCCGTGTTCTGAGGACGTAACTTTGGACGCAATCCCTGCCTGGTCCGTCCGAAGTTCCTCTGGAGTTGCAGAAGAGTTTGCTGTTGCCATAGTCCGGTCAAACTTTTGGCCTGGGGCTTACTCGTTTGCCACGCAAGGCAAAATGTTTCATAATGTCTATTTTGGTTCCGGACTTAAGACCATGGTCCCGAATTTCTCACCCATGCCCCTGCCACCGGTCGAGCAAGACTACCCCATGGGACCGGAGATAATGGAAATTGTGGACCCGACTGGAGCTGAAGAGGAAGCTTGGAGAATCGCGCATTTGCCGAAGGAAAAACCGCCGAAATTGGTCGGTGAGGAGGAGATGCCAGAGGAGGAGGAAGAAGAGGAGGATGAAGATgaagacgaagacgaataa
- the Clbn gene encoding ribosome quality control complex subunit NEMF homolog, producing the protein MKTRFNTFDIICTVTELQKCVGMRVNNVYDIDNKTYLIRLQRSEEKAVILLESGNRFHETGFEWPKNVAPSGFSMKLRKHLKNKRLESLAQLGTDRIVDFQFGSGEAAYHVILELYDKGNIILTDFEFTILNVLRPHTEGDRFKFVVREKYPQDRARQSSLITRDELVQLLKAAKNGDQLKKVLVPNLEYGPPLIEHVLLKQGFSNSTKIGKTFNIESDVDKVLCALEEAENLFSEAKKTGFKGYIIQKKEERVVSADNSEKEYYYSNQEFHPVLYEQHKSSISKEFPSFNSAVDEFFSSLESQKLELKALQQEREALKKLENVKKDHSQRLLALEKTQEIDKQKAELITRNQELVDKAILAVQTALATQISWSDLADLIKEAASQGDEIAQRIKELKLETNHISLYLTDPYAEDDSESDDEDNDDKIPPMVVDVDLDLSAFANGRRYYDQKRNAAKKQQKTIESQSKAFKSAEKKTKQTLKDVQTITNINKARKVYWFEKFFWFISSENYLVIAGRDQQQNELIVKRYMKSTDVYVHADVHGASSVVIKNPSGQAVPPKTLNEAGTMAICYSVAWDAKVVTNAYWVWGEQVSKTAPTGEYLSTGSFMIRGKKNFLPLSHLILGLSFLFKLEESCIEKHKDERRVIAPGEEDFVETVESENKDEVEVEVLDESDEENKEEVKSAADKEIENEENSSSSEDEESSKFPDTQIKIQHFEGTKINILTEPVIRNDETDENETVVYLGDNKPVVVKPNQRSRNTSESKTKQPKNDAKNERKEETNNKQTKRGQKSKLKKIKEKYKDQDEEERKLRMEILQSAGSQKESKKNKKNKNTNKAKKPEQPKIIKERILPVQKSEMIDDGGAEDEEPVVQAELDMINSLTGVPFADDELLFAVPVVAPYNALTNYKFKIKITPGTSRRGKAARTAVNMFLKDRSITPREKDLLKAVKDEQLPRNLPGKVKLSAPKLQTLRK; encoded by the exons atgaaaactCGGTTCAACACCTTCGATATTATTTGCACCGTCACAGAACTCCAAAA ATGTGTCGGAATGCGAGTGAACAACGTCTACGATATTGACAATAAGACTTACCTGATAAGACTCCAAAGAAGTGAAGAAAAAGCGGTAATTCTGCTAGAATCAGGCAATAGGTTTCACGAAACCGGCTTTGAATGGCCCAAAAATGTCGCCCCTTCGGGGTTCAGCATGAAATTAAGAAAgcacttgaaaaataaacgcttggAGAGTTTGGCTCAACTGGGCACAGACAGAATTGTCGATTTCCAATTTGGTTCAGGCGAAGCTGCGTATCATGTTATTCTAGAGCTGTACGATAAAGGCAATATCATCTTGACTGATTTCGAATTCACGATATTAAATGTCCTGCGACCGCATACTGAAGGCGACAGGTTTAAGTTTGTGGTCAGGGAAAAGTACCCTCAGGATAGGGCTAGGCAGAGCAGTTTAATCACAAGAGATGAGCTGGTTCAACTTTTAAAGGCTGCGAAAAACGGAGatcaattgaaaaaagtgctCGTTCCGAATTTAG AATATGGCCCTCCTCTCATCGAGCATGTGTTACTTAAACAAGGTTTTTCAAATAGCACCAAAATCggaaaaacatttaatatcgAAAGTGATGTCGATAAGGTTCTCTGCGCTCTTGAAGAAGCCGAAAATCTTTTCTCAGAGGCCAAAAAAACGGGTTTTAAG ggttacataattcaaaaaaaggaAGAAAGGGTAGTGAGTGCTGATAACTCTGAGAAAGAATATTATTACTCAAATCAGGAATTTCATCCAGTTCTGTACGAACAACATAAATCGTCAATTTCCAAAGAATTTCCCTCGTTTAACTCAGCCGTTGATGAGTTTTTCTCATCTTTGGAAAGCCAAAAACTTGAATTGAAAGCTTTACAACAAGAACGGGAAGCTCTGaagaaattagaaaatgtGAAGAAGGATCACAGTCAGAGATTACTTGCTCTAGAAAAAACACAAGAAATTGACAAACAGAAAGCTGAGCTCATTACGAGAAATCAGGAGCTTGTTGATAAGGCTATTCTGGCGGTCCAGACGGCTTTAGCCACTCAG attTCGTGGTCTGACTTGGCCGATTTGATCAAAGAAGCTGCCTCACAAGGCGACGAAATCGCCCAGCGTATCAAAGAATTAAAGCTGGAAACTAACCACATTAGCCTGTATCTTACTGACCCTTACGCTGAAGATGATAGTGAGTCAGACGACGAAGATAATGACGATAAAATACCACCCATGGTGGTAGATGTGGACTTGGATTTATCGGCTTTTGCTAACGGGAGACGATATTATGACCAAAAGCGAAATGCGgctaaaaaacaacaaaaaacaatagaaTCGCAAAGCAAAGCGTTCAAGTCAGCtgaaaagaaaaccaaacaaACTTTGAAAGAC gtccaaacaatcacaaatattaataaagctCGTAAAGTGTACTGGTTTGAGAAATTCTTCTGGTTTATAAGCTCGGAAAATTACTTGGTTATAGCTGGGCGAGACCAGCAACAAAACGAGTTGATTGTCAAACGCTACATGAAATCGACCGATGTCTATGTGCATGCTGATGTCCATGGTGCTAGTAGTGTTGTTATAAAAAACCCTTCAGGTCAAGCAGTGCCGCCTAAAACCTTGAACGAGGCTGGAACTATGGCTATTTGTTACAG tgttgCTTGGGACGCAAAAGTCGTAACTAACGCCTACTGGGTCTGGGGGGAGCAAGTCAGTAAGACAGCTCCAACCGGAGAGTATTTAAGTACCGGTAGTTTCATGATTAGGGGCAAGAAAAATTTCCTCCCCCTATCACACTTGATCCTAGGTCTaagctttttgtttaaattggaAGAAAGTTGCATTGAGAAACACAAGGATGAAAGAAGAGTCATAGCGCCAGGCGAAGAAGATTTTGTAGAAACTGTTGAGAGCGAGAATAAGGATGAGGTGGAAGTTGAGGTGCTTGATGAAAGCGATGAGGAAAACAAGGAGGAAGTGAAAAGTGCAGCAGATAaggaaattgaaaatgaagaaaacagTAGCTCCTCCGAGGATGAGGAAAGTTCAAAATTTCCCGACACTCAAATCAAGATCCAACATTTTGAAGGAACGAA AATCAACATTTTGACAGAGCCTGTGATAAGAAATGATGAAACGGATGAGAACGAAACTGTTGTGTATTTAGGAGATAATAAACCGGTTGTGGTTAAACCGAATCAAAGGTCGAGAAATACCAGTGAATCGAAAACCAAACAACCGAAAAATGATGCGAAAA ATGAACGTAAAGAAGAAACGAATAATAAGCAAACGAAACGGGGACAGAAAAGCAAACTGAAGAAAATCAAGGAAAAGTATAAAGATCAGGACGAGGAAGAGCGCAAATTACGTATGGAAATCCTCCAATCGGCTGGGTCACAAAAAGAATcaaagaaaaataagaaaaacaaaaatacaaacaaagcCAAAAAACCGGAACAACCCAAAATAATCAAAGAAAGAATACTGCCAGTGCAAAAGTCCGAAATGATCGATGATGGAGGGGCCGAAGATGAGGAACCAGTGGTTCAGGCTGAGCTTGATATGATTAACTCTCTGACAGGTGTCCCTTTTGCCGATGATGAATTGCTATTCGCAGTACCTGTGGTGGCCCCTTATAATGCTTTGACGAATTATAA atttaagaTCAAGATAACCCCTGGAACCAGTCGAAGGGGCAAAGCCGCGCGCACCGCAGTCAACATGTTCCTCAAAGACCGGAGTATAACCCCCCGCGAGAAGGACCTCCTCAAGGCCGTCAAAGACGAGCAACTTCCACGAAACCTGCCCGGAAAAGTGAAACTTTCCGCACCCAAACTTCAAACTCTTCGGaagtaa